A genomic stretch from Komagataeibacter xylinus includes:
- a CDS encoding aldehyde dehydrogenase family protein, whose product MPLTQVLPDVQEFLARPHGLYIAGQWVAPNAEGRLPVFNPATGAVIATTADASPHDVDNAVKAAKTSFDGGVWRLMPPAQRERILLRLADLVERDAEILAQLETLEQGKSITLSRIIESGGAQAWIRYVAGLSTKIVGQSLDVSIPLPPGARYTTYTCKEPVGVVAGIIPWNFPLAIGVWKVLPALAAGCSVIAKPSEITPLTMLKLAELATEAGVPDGVFNVVTGRGNGAGEALVRHPDVAKVSFTGSTPVGKSIARQCATRLARVSLELGGKNPAIVLADADVGQVVSGLTLAGFLNQGQVCAACSRVYVEAPLFDRVAQGLQDVVTTMSLGPGMDAGAQINPLVSAAQQKKVQSYLDTATTMGADMVMGRDVPDGGGFYVRPALVLNPDDAVPLAREEVFGPVMTLTRVASAEEALTRANDTPFGLAASLWTTSLQAAMAFPPRMQAGTIWVNSHVMIDPNMPFGGMKESGMGRDFGTAWLDGFTETKSICIRY is encoded by the coding sequence ATGCCACTGACACAGGTTCTACCGGACGTTCAGGAATTTCTGGCGCGCCCGCATGGTCTTTATATTGCAGGCCAGTGGGTTGCCCCGAACGCTGAAGGCCGCCTGCCCGTCTTCAATCCCGCAACCGGCGCGGTCATTGCCACAACTGCCGATGCCAGCCCGCACGATGTCGACAATGCGGTAAAGGCCGCAAAAACCAGTTTTGACGGTGGTGTGTGGCGGCTGATGCCGCCCGCGCAGCGCGAACGCATTCTGCTGCGCCTGGCCGATCTGGTCGAGCGCGATGCGGAAATACTGGCGCAGCTTGAAACACTGGAGCAGGGCAAGTCCATTACCCTGTCCCGTATCATCGAGTCGGGCGGGGCGCAGGCCTGGATCCGTTATGTTGCGGGGCTGAGCACCAAGATCGTGGGCCAGAGCCTCGACGTCTCGATTCCGCTGCCGCCCGGCGCCCGTTACACCACCTATACCTGCAAGGAACCGGTCGGGGTGGTGGCTGGGATCATACCGTGGAATTTTCCGCTTGCCATCGGCGTGTGGAAGGTCCTGCCTGCTCTGGCCGCCGGGTGCTCCGTTATTGCCAAACCATCCGAGATCACGCCCCTGACCATGCTGAAACTGGCGGAGCTCGCCACGGAAGCCGGCGTGCCGGATGGCGTGTTCAATGTCGTGACCGGCCGCGGCAACGGTGCGGGCGAGGCGCTTGTGCGCCACCCTGATGTGGCAAAAGTCAGTTTTACCGGCTCCACCCCGGTCGGAAAATCCATTGCACGGCAATGCGCCACGCGCCTTGCCCGTGTCTCGCTTGAACTGGGGGGCAAAAACCCGGCAATCGTTCTGGCCGATGCCGATGTCGGGCAGGTCGTATCCGGCCTGACCCTGGCCGGTTTCCTCAATCAGGGTCAGGTCTGTGCTGCGTGCTCGCGCGTCTATGTGGAGGCCCCGCTATTCGATCGCGTGGCACAGGGCCTGCAGGATGTGGTCACGACCATGAGCCTCGGCCCCGGCATGGATGCGGGCGCGCAGATCAATCCCCTCGTCTCGGCAGCACAGCAGAAGAAAGTACAATCCTACCTCGATACCGCCACCACCATGGGGGCCGACATGGTTATGGGGCGTGACGTGCCCGATGGCGGCGGCTTTTATGTACGCCCGGCCCTGGTGCTGAACCCTGATGATGCGGTGCCACTGGCGCGGGAGGAAGTCTTTGGCCCGGTCATGACCCTGACCCGCGTGGCCAGCGCGGAGGAGGCGCTGACCCGTGCCAATGACACGCCCTTCGGCCTCGCAGCCAGCCTGTGGACCACCAGCCTGCAGGCGGCGATGGCGTTCCCGCCCCGCATGCAGGCTGGTACCATATGGGTGAACAGCCACGTGATGATCGACCCCAACATGCCCTTTGGCGGCATGAAGGAATCCGGCATGGGTCGTGACTTTGGCACCGCATGGCTCGATGGCTTTACCGAGACCAAATCCATCTGCATCCGTTACTGA
- a CDS encoding MarR family winged helix-turn-helix transcriptional regulator codes for MTKVRRGKTWKRANPRDPSFSSETSPFFYLTRLVGLYHLRMDAYLKPIKMDVPRWRVLNILFEHEFATISQIADLAVTRVSTMTKLIYRMEGESLLTTAISASDGRVVEVRLAPKGLQALEQVRSKAAMVFERAFGDIPDSEIKYLQEICKKVYGNLEF; via the coding sequence GTGACAAAAGTGCGTCGGGGGAAAACTTGGAAAAGGGCCAATCCACGCGACCCCTCTTTTTCGTCTGAAACGTCGCCTTTTTTCTACCTTACCCGTCTGGTCGGGCTGTACCATCTGCGCATGGACGCCTACCTCAAGCCCATCAAGATGGATGTGCCGCGCTGGCGGGTGCTCAATATCCTGTTCGAACATGAATTCGCGACCATCAGCCAGATCGCGGATCTGGCCGTAACGCGCGTTTCAACCATGACGAAGCTGATTTACCGCATGGAGGGCGAAAGCCTGCTGACCACGGCCATTTCCGCCTCTGACGGGCGGGTGGTCGAGGTCAGGCTCGCCCCCAAGGGGCTGCAGGCGCTTGAGCAGGTCCGCTCAAAGGCGGCAATGGTTTTTGAACGGGCTTTTGGCGATATACCGGATAGTGAAATAAAGTATTTACAGGAAATCTGTAAAAAAGTTTATGGCAACCTCGAATTCTGA